In a single window of the Campylobacter fetus subsp. testudinum 03-427 genome:
- a CDS encoding MCP-domain signal transduction protein (Pfam matches to PF00015.17 MCPsignal, and to PF04740.8 LXG) yields the protein MFKSLYFRMRIIHIAGILVLAINAFFFTENQIGQIVQYIIAAALVFHDIDEKRWGVDMTKEIIKKLNNITLNSDIKVNTSFSKENGKILSSIDEFKENIKNIVAAISQNTVKNSQNIIGLENIGNSLYISNNNMKNIVDMTYSKTNSINDLLDNFIKEILQAKTDQENMFSTSQEIKNLLEDVQNLVKKIFNQNGELADHFNSLKNNINSIMKIVQTVSNVADQTNLLALNAAIEAARAGEHGRGFAVVADEIRKLSESTQNSLEEINNNIKEITKGVDNSKNSLSSTMENVDYLLSKSTDTNEKLNSFEAIFNNNYKTTQKIIEHSSQTKLNLKDITTEVGNIGILADNSLVNSKDINEISKNIKNSFDELQKAVDSFFK from the coding sequence ATGTTTAAATCACTCTATTTTAGAATGAGGATAATACATATAGCAGGAATCTTAGTTTTAGCAATAAATGCTTTTTTCTTTACCGAAAATCAAATCGGTCAAATAGTACAATACATAATAGCTGCGGCACTTGTATTTCACGATATCGATGAGAAAAGATGGGGAGTGGATATGACCAAAGAGATAATAAAAAAGTTAAACAATATAACATTAAACTCAGATATCAAAGTAAATACATCTTTTAGCAAGGAAAATGGAAAAATCCTTTCAAGTATAGATGAATTTAAAGAAAATATTAAAAATATCGTAGCAGCCATTTCTCAAAACACTGTTAAAAATAGTCAAAACATCATAGGCTTAGAAAATATAGGAAATTCGCTGTATATTTCTAACAATAATATGAAAAATATCGTAGATATGACATATTCAAAAACAAACTCTATCAACGACCTACTTGATAATTTTATCAAAGAGATACTTCAAGCAAAAACGGATCAAGAAAATATGTTTAGCACATCTCAAGAAATTAAAAATTTATTAGAAGATGTACAAAACTTAGTAAAGAAAATTTTCAATCAAAATGGCGAACTTGCCGATCATTTCAACTCTCTAAAAAACAACATAAACTCGATAATGAAAATAGTACAAACCGTAAGCAACGTAGCAGATCAAACAAACTTACTAGCATTAAATGCAGCCATAGAAGCAGCTAGAGCTGGAGAGCACGGACGTGGATTTGCAGTTGTTGCAGATGAGATAAGAAAACTATCTGAATCAACGCAAAACTCGCTAGAAGAGATAAATAATAATATAAAAGAGATCACAAAAGGTGTTGATAATAGTAAAAATTCGCTATCATCGACTATGGAAAATGTAGATTATCTGCTATCAAAAAGCACAGATACGAATGAAAAATTAAATAGCTTTGAAGCTATTTTCAACAACAACTACAAAACCACTCAAAAGATTATAGAACATAGCTCACAAACTAAGTTAAATTTAAAAGACATTACCACAGAAGTAGGAAATATCGGAAT
- a CDS encoding cytochrome oxidase biogenesis protein, Sco1/SenC/PrrC family (Pfam match to PF02630.10 SCO1-SenC) → MKKILYLLVFVFIASGAFLLVNHKLKIFKYDFEATTVNGEVSMKSFDGKYKILYFGYVFCPDVCPTTLTLVSTALNELKLNDSVEILFVTLDLKRDDIKSCDEFAKYFYPNSVCLRFSDSELDRVTKNYGAKYQIVDLNDSVMEYSVAHSSSIYLFDKKGRFIKEVSNLTYENVKSQIQNLVKNH, encoded by the coding sequence ATGAAGAAGATACTATATCTTTTAGTCTTTGTGTTTATCGCTTCTGGTGCGTTTTTGCTAGTAAATCATAAACTAAAAATATTTAAATATGATTTCGAAGCGACTACGGTAAATGGTGAAGTTAGCATGAAGAGTTTTGATGGCAAATACAAGATATTGTATTTTGGCTATGTATTTTGTCCAGATGTTTGTCCTACTACGCTCACTCTGGTTTCAACCGCTCTAAATGAGCTTAAGCTAAATGATTCTGTGGAGATCTTGTTTGTTACTCTTGATCTAAAAAGAGACGATATCAAAAGTTGCGATGAGTTTGCTAAATACTTTTATCCAAATTCTGTTTGTTTGAGATTTAGCGATAGCGAGCTAGATAGAGTAACTAAAAATTATGGAGCAAAATATCAAATAGTAGATTTAAATGACTCTGTAATGGAGTATTCTGTTGCGCATAGTTCATCTATATATTTATTTGATAAAAAAGGTAGATTTATAAAAGAAGTTTCAAATTTGACATATGAAAATGTGAAAAGTCAAATTCAAAACTTAGTAAAAAATCATTAA